The sequence TAATTTCCTTACCAAATTAACTGGCGGATTAGCTGTCGCCTTCATGGTGATTATTATTCTCATCGGGGTCCTGAATAAGGGTGGCTCGACGGCTCAAACCGATTTCCAGAAAGAATTACAGGAAGAAATGATCGTTCCAGGGACTCAGTTTGAAGCTGCTGCACCTGCTGAATTGGGATTACCTGGTGAAACTGTCACAACTCCTGCTGCCACTGGAGATGCCACAACCGAAGAATAAAATTTTGGCCGAGGTGGTGGAACTGGTAGACACGCTGTCTTGAGGGGGCAGTGAGCTAACGCTTGTGCGGGTTCGAATCCCGCTCTCGGCACAAAAATTCCTCATAAGAGACCTGAGCAATCGGGTCTCTTTCTATTTATAGGAAAGCACCGGACATTGAGATTATCGAAATGTCCAGTCCGGCTATAAAAATGTTAATGCGTCTTAGTACTAAGTATGAATATCAATCGATGGTAGTCTGGGATGGAGGCTTCTACAAGCTCAGCCTTCAGATTCTTAGTTACCGCTTACGAACGTATACAACCTTGTGATAAAAATGAACCGCTTCAGATTTTACGCTGAAATCAGCTGCACCACCCTCATGCCGGGTGAAAAATAAATTATCCTCAGAAAATTGGATCTTCCTG comes from Candidatus Neomarinimicrobiota bacterium and encodes:
- the secG gene encoding preprotein translocase subunit SecG, coding for MTLLYIILVIISLLLMMVILMQSSKGGGLAGTFGGGNTASALFGGVGAGNFLTKLTGGLAVAFMVIIILIGVLNKGGSTAQTDFQKELQEEMIVPGTQFEAAAPAELGLPGETVTTPAATGDATTEE